A stretch of Bradyrhizobium sp. AZCC 2262 DNA encodes these proteins:
- a CDS encoding sensor histidine kinase: protein MTQHLVQLPNPDGSLLLRELNHRIRNELTSAIFTISAKAVQSDSVAVKAALLDVADLLHRCADVHRALRMPDQGRLTDAARYLQKLCFSITKHRLDRLAISVLFSADDLRLEGERCWKLGLIVSELLTNVARHAKFDARHPELRVKLMLAGNAVKCGVSDNGSAPEPIRRGRGLEIIGELASSLGGRIHTSCAAEGYSFLVTFPLTEAEQRAAGATHVVKSKRRKMRRPLVLHAPRTVDPGVG from the coding sequence ATGACACAACACCTCGTACAGTTACCGAATCCCGATGGATCATTGCTTCTTCGCGAGTTGAATCACAGAATAAGAAACGAGCTCACTTCCGCCATCTTCACGATTTCAGCCAAAGCGGTGCAATCGGATAGCGTGGCGGTCAAGGCCGCGCTGCTCGACGTCGCAGACCTCTTGCATCGGTGCGCCGATGTTCATCGGGCGCTGCGCATGCCGGATCAGGGGCGCCTCACCGATGCCGCGAGATACCTCCAAAAGCTTTGCTTCTCCATCACCAAACACCGGCTGGACCGCCTGGCGATAAGCGTCTTGTTTTCAGCGGATGACCTGCGGCTTGAAGGAGAACGCTGCTGGAAGCTTGGGCTGATTGTATCCGAGCTACTGACCAATGTGGCACGACATGCAAAATTCGACGCTAGACATCCAGAATTGCGAGTGAAGTTGATGCTCGCAGGCAACGCCGTAAAGTGCGGGGTCTCTGACAATGGGTCTGCCCCTGAACCGATCCGGCGCGGTCGAGGGCTAGAGATCATCGGCGAGTTGGCCAGCAGTTTGGGCGGCCGTATTCATACGTCGTGCGCCGCCGAAGGATATTCCTTCCTTGTCACCTTCCCATTGACCGAGGCCGAGCAACGTGCCGCCGGCGCGACTCATGTTGTTAAGTCGAAGCGAAGGAAGATGCGCCGCCCTCTGGTGTTGCACGCGCCTAGAACAGTGGATCCGGGGGTCGGTTAG
- a CDS encoding heme o synthase, with product MSDDHVPVRHHELIQKACVKAVVPHRSSDAKAASLISDQPGASVMNVKTIAHQVYGRLALPAPSHSADRLTERWRLSDFLELTKPRVMLLAVFTAVVGLISARGQLDPLQALIAVLCIAAGAGAAGALNMWYDADIDAVMTRTAMRPIPQGRVSKVEALVFGAVLGAIAVAILALATNLTAAALLAGTILFYVVVYTVWLKRFTRQNIVIGGAAGALPPVIGWAAATGEIGLEPLTLFLIIFLWTPPHFWSLALNRSDDYARAGVPMLPVVAGPGATARRILFYSGLLALASELPWVLGFASTVYGAIAAICGALFLLLALQLTRSVGTDRRTAHRLFVFSISYLFVLFAALLVDHGGGSFSPMRSWRDGYTVGSLHAELLPGTIRSAHSFINFSKGEV from the coding sequence ATGTCCGACGACCATGTGCCGGTGCGCCACCATGAACTCATCCAGAAAGCATGTGTGAAAGCGGTGGTTCCCCACCGTTCGTCTGATGCGAAGGCGGCGTCTCTCATTTCGGATCAACCCGGAGCAAGCGTAATGAACGTCAAGACCATCGCCCACCAGGTTTACGGAAGGCTGGCTCTTCCCGCGCCTTCTCATTCCGCGGACCGACTCACCGAGCGTTGGCGCTTGTCCGACTTCCTCGAGCTCACCAAACCGCGCGTAATGCTGCTCGCTGTCTTCACCGCGGTCGTTGGGCTGATCAGCGCACGTGGCCAGCTCGATCCTCTGCAGGCCCTTATTGCGGTTCTCTGCATCGCCGCCGGGGCTGGAGCCGCCGGCGCACTCAATATGTGGTACGACGCCGACATCGATGCGGTCATGACCCGCACCGCGATGCGGCCAATTCCCCAGGGCAGAGTTTCGAAGGTCGAGGCGCTCGTCTTCGGCGCCGTCCTTGGCGCTATCGCAGTCGCGATTCTCGCTCTCGCCACGAACCTCACAGCCGCCGCGCTGTTGGCGGGCACCATCCTCTTTTATGTTGTCGTGTACACGGTGTGGCTGAAGCGGTTCACGCGCCAGAACATCGTCATCGGCGGCGCCGCCGGTGCTCTGCCGCCCGTCATCGGATGGGCCGCGGCAACAGGGGAGATCGGGCTCGAACCTCTGACGCTGTTTCTCATCATTTTCCTTTGGACGCCGCCTCATTTCTGGTCCCTGGCGCTTAATCGGAGTGACGACTACGCACGCGCAGGCGTGCCGATGTTGCCGGTTGTCGCGGGACCGGGTGCGACAGCGCGGCGGATCCTGTTCTACAGCGGCCTCCTGGCTCTGGCCTCGGAGCTGCCCTGGGTGCTGGGATTTGCAAGCACGGTGTATGGCGCCATTGCCGCGATCTGCGGGGCCCTCTTCCTTTTGCTTGCGCTCCAGCTGACCAGGAGTGTCGGCACCGATCGCCGCACTGCTCACAGGCTGTTCGTGTTCTCTATCTCCTACCTGTTCGTGCTGTTTGCAGCGCTCCTGGTCGACCACGGTGGTGGCTCATTCTCGCCCATGCGGTCGTGGCGAGATGGCTACACCGTCGGATCGCTGCATGCCGAACTCCTGCCAGGCACCATTCGCAGCGCACACAGTTTCATCAACTTCAGCAAGGGCGAGGTCTAA
- the cyoA gene encoding ubiquinol oxidase subunit II, translating to MRYGLLAVVLISAAMLGGCTEGVLDPKGPIAAAERLILFNSVGIMLAIVIPTILAILAVSFWFRASNSRAAYLPDFEYSGRLELLVWSIPAMTVLLVGGVAWIGAHDLDPGKPISSTVKPVNVQVVSLDWKWLFIYPQQGIASVNKLVVPVGTPISFELTSSSVMNSFFVPQLGSQIYTMSGMVTRLHLQADHLGTYSGLSTMFSGDGFSDMRFTVDAVTDNRFAQWVREARDTGSVLDKQAYADLVAPSKAVAPYTYRAVAPDLFSGIVNTASAADDPSQRICSTSQRAER from the coding sequence ATGCGATACGGTTTGCTTGCTGTGGTCCTGATCAGTGCCGCGATGCTCGGTGGCTGTACCGAAGGCGTGCTCGATCCGAAAGGGCCGATTGCTGCAGCCGAACGGCTGATCCTGTTCAACTCGGTCGGTATCATGCTGGCGATCGTTATTCCGACGATCCTCGCAATCTTAGCGGTCAGCTTCTGGTTTCGCGCGTCGAATTCGCGCGCTGCATACTTGCCGGATTTCGAGTATTCCGGGCGTCTCGAGCTGCTAGTTTGGTCGATCCCCGCCATGACGGTGCTGCTCGTTGGCGGCGTCGCATGGATCGGCGCACACGACCTTGATCCGGGCAAGCCGATTAGCTCAACGGTCAAGCCTGTCAACGTTCAGGTCGTCTCGCTCGACTGGAAATGGCTGTTCATCTATCCGCAGCAAGGGATCGCGAGCGTCAACAAGCTGGTCGTACCGGTTGGCACGCCGATCAGCTTCGAACTGACCTCATCGAGCGTCATGAACAGCTTCTTCGTGCCTCAGCTCGGGAGCCAGATCTACACCATGTCCGGAATGGTGACGCGCCTCCACTTGCAGGCGGACCATCTCGGAACCTACTCGGGATTATCCACCATGTTCAGCGGTGACGGCTTTTCCGACATGCGCTTTACGGTCGATGCCGTCACGGACAACCGATTTGCGCAATGGGTTCGCGAGGCGCGCGATACTGGTTCGGTACTCGATAAGCAGGCTTATGCCGATCTGGTCGCGCCGAGCAAGGCGGTCGCGCCGTACACCTATCGCGCCGTCGCCCCCGATCTGTTCAGCGGCATCGTGAATACCGCATCAGCCGCCGACGATCCGTCACAACGCATTTGTTCAACGTCGCAGAGGGCAGAACGATGA
- the cyoB gene encoding cytochrome o ubiquinol oxidase subunit I: protein MNLLGKLDWNALPLHEPIIMGATAFMVLVVVAVLGFITMKGAWLYLWREWLTSVDHKRIGVMYCILALVMMLRGFSDAIMMRAQQAVAAGGAQGYLPPEHFDQIFSAHGTIMIFFMAMPFVVGVMNFAVPLQLGIRDVAFPTLNSVSFWLTASGALLINVSLAVGEFSKAGWWGYPPLSELQYSPGVGVDYYLWSLQISGLGTLLAGINFVTTVLKMRAPGMSYMRMPVFCWTSLATNLLIVAAFPVLTAVLAMLLLDRYLGFHFFTNDAGGNQMLYANLFWVWGHPEVYILVLPAFGIFSEVIATFSGKPLFGYRSMVAATMTICVLSFLVWLHHFFTMGASANVNGFFGVMSMIIALPTGVKIYNWLFTMYGGRVRFSVPVLWSIGFMVTFVIGGMTGVLHAVPPADFQLHNSVFLIAHFHNVIIGGVVFGLMAGYNYWFPKAFGFALDERWGKASFWCWFVGFYLAFMPLYLLGLMGMTRRMQHYDNPAWQPWLIVAMVGTVIILGGIVCQVVQLVVSIRNREKLRVTADPWNGRTLEWATASPPPAWNFAVQPRVSGRDALWSSKQRALATKDEPPARVYEPIEMPKNSATGFVSAFFAVVIGFAMIWHIWWMASLGVFGAFVTLLAFAFRRRREIEVPAEQIARFDRAYQAGAAV, encoded by the coding sequence ATGAATCTCCTTGGTAAGCTTGATTGGAACGCGCTTCCCCTTCATGAGCCGATCATCATGGGCGCGACCGCGTTCATGGTCCTTGTCGTGGTGGCGGTCCTCGGATTCATCACGATGAAGGGAGCCTGGCTCTATCTGTGGCGCGAATGGCTCACCTCGGTCGACCACAAGCGGATCGGCGTCATGTATTGCATACTGGCGCTCGTCATGATGCTGCGCGGCTTCAGTGACGCGATCATGATGCGCGCGCAGCAGGCGGTTGCCGCCGGAGGTGCGCAAGGGTATCTGCCGCCCGAGCATTTTGACCAGATCTTCTCGGCGCACGGCACCATCATGATCTTCTTCATGGCAATGCCGTTCGTGGTGGGCGTCATGAACTTCGCGGTGCCGCTGCAGCTCGGCATTCGCGATGTCGCCTTCCCCACCCTCAACTCCGTCAGCTTCTGGCTGACCGCCTCGGGCGCACTGTTGATCAACGTTTCGTTGGCGGTCGGCGAATTCTCAAAAGCCGGCTGGTGGGGTTATCCCCCACTGAGCGAACTGCAGTATTCGCCCGGCGTCGGCGTCGACTACTATCTTTGGTCGCTGCAAATCTCCGGACTCGGCACCTTGCTGGCGGGAATAAATTTCGTCACGACCGTACTCAAGATGCGCGCGCCTGGGATGAGCTACATGCGCATGCCGGTTTTCTGCTGGACTTCGCTTGCCACCAATCTGCTGATTGTGGCGGCCTTTCCGGTGCTGACCGCGGTTCTCGCGATGCTGCTCCTCGATCGTTATCTCGGCTTTCACTTCTTCACGAACGACGCCGGCGGCAATCAGATGTTGTACGCCAACCTGTTCTGGGTCTGGGGACACCCGGAAGTCTACATTCTGGTCCTGCCGGCGTTCGGAATCTTTTCCGAGGTTATCGCGACCTTCTCCGGCAAGCCGCTGTTCGGATACCGCTCGATGGTGGCCGCAACCATGACGATCTGCGTTCTCTCCTTTCTCGTTTGGCTGCACCACTTTTTTACTATGGGCGCCAGCGCAAACGTCAACGGCTTCTTCGGTGTCATGAGCATGATCATCGCTTTGCCGACGGGCGTGAAAATCTACAATTGGCTGTTCACGATGTACGGCGGCCGGGTTCGGTTCTCGGTACCCGTGCTGTGGTCCATCGGCTTCATGGTGACCTTCGTCATCGGCGGCATGACCGGCGTTCTCCACGCGGTGCCGCCGGCCGACTTTCAGCTGCATAACAGCGTGTTCCTGATCGCGCACTTCCATAACGTCATCATCGGGGGCGTCGTGTTCGGGTTGATGGCCGGATACAACTACTGGTTCCCAAAGGCATTCGGCTTCGCGCTCGACGAACGCTGGGGCAAAGCCTCGTTCTGGTGCTGGTTCGTCGGCTTCTATCTCGCGTTCATGCCGCTCTACCTGCTGGGCCTGATGGGCATGACCCGGCGCATGCAGCATTACGACAATCCGGCGTGGCAGCCTTGGCTGATAGTCGCGATGGTCGGCACCGTCATTATCCTGGGCGGGATCGTCTGCCAGGTCGTTCAGCTCGTTGTGTCGATCCGCAACCGCGAAAAGCTCCGCGTGACCGCCGACCCATGGAACGGCCGCACGCTCGAATGGGCGACGGCATCACCGCCGCCAGCCTGGAATTTCGCGGTCCAGCCGCGCGTCTCCGGCAGAGATGCCCTTTGGAGCAGCAAACAACGTGCGCTTGCGACGAAGGACGAGCCGCCGGCGCGCGTCTACGAGCCGATTGAAATGCCGAAGAACAGCGCGACCGGCTTTGTCAGCGCCTTCTTCGCCGTCGTCATCGGCTTCGCGATGATTTGGCACATCTGGTGGATGGCCAGTCTGGGAGTGTTCGGTGCATTTGTGACGCTGCTTGCCTTCGCATTCCGCCGTCGGCGCGAAATTGAAGTGCCAGCGGAGCAGATTGCCCGGTTCGATCGGGCCTACCAAGCGGGAGCTGCAGTATGA
- the cyoC gene encoding cytochrome o ubiquinol oxidase subunit III, giving the protein MNISVAIDSAPQAAPSASEAGPAPKRIVVAYGFWIFLLSDIVMFAALFASYAVLVHSTAGGPTGAQLFNQVTVAIETACLLVSSYTCGLMSLAINSRRYLRTYLWALITFALGAAFLTLEIREFANMIAIGATPQRSAFLSAFFTLVGCHGLHVTLGLIWMAVMMVQVAVMGFDATVQRRLLCFSLFWHALDIVWVGLFTVVYLMGVTP; this is encoded by the coding sequence ATGAACATCTCCGTTGCAATCGATAGCGCCCCTCAAGCCGCGCCAAGTGCAAGTGAAGCAGGTCCTGCTCCAAAGAGGATCGTGGTCGCCTACGGCTTCTGGATTTTCCTCTTGAGCGACATTGTCATGTTTGCCGCGCTCTTTGCGAGCTACGCGGTTCTCGTGCACTCCACGGCGGGCGGTCCGACTGGCGCCCAGTTGTTCAATCAAGTGACGGTTGCGATCGAAACCGCTTGCCTTCTCGTGTCGAGCTACACCTGCGGACTGATGTCCTTGGCCATCAATTCGCGCCGCTACCTCAGGACCTATTTGTGGGCCCTGATTACCTTCGCGCTCGGCGCCGCGTTTCTCACTCTCGAGATCCGTGAATTCGCAAACATGATCGCTATCGGCGCGACGCCGCAGCGCAGCGCTTTTCTTTCTGCATTCTTCACGCTTGTTGGCTGCCACGGGCTTCACGTCACGCTCGGACTGATCTGGATGGCCGTGATGATGGTTCAAGTGGCGGTGATGGGTTTCGACGCCACCGTACAGCGCCGCCTGCTCTGTTTCTCCTTGTTCTGGCACGCGCTCGATATCGTTTGGGTCGGGTTGTTCACCGTCGTTTATCTAATGGGAGTCACTCCATGA
- the cyoD gene encoding cytochrome o ubiquinol oxidase subunit IV — protein MTEARYDRAPGERPSREMQPSAPSPLLVYTTGLLLAVLLTATSLWAANTSLIWPGGVVLGLAVLAIAQMGVHLVFFLHITTGPESTNNVLALAFGVLIVFVVVAGTMWIVADMNANMMLPSDAPMSMRMQH, from the coding sequence ATGACCGAAGCTCGATATGATCGCGCGCCCGGAGAAAGGCCGAGCCGAGAAATGCAACCGTCGGCTCCATCGCCGCTTCTCGTCTACACGACCGGACTGCTTCTGGCCGTCCTCCTCACGGCGACATCCCTCTGGGCCGCTAACACTTCGCTGATTTGGCCAGGTGGCGTAGTTCTGGGCCTCGCTGTCCTCGCCATCGCCCAGATGGGGGTGCATCTGGTGTTCTTCCTGCACATCACCACCGGACCGGAAAGCACCAACAACGTCCTCGCGCTCGCCTTTGGCGTTCTCATCGTATTCGTCGTGGTCGCCGGCACAATGTGGATCGTGGCAGATATGAACGCGAACATGATGCTGCCGTCGGATGCGCCGATGAGCATGAGGATGCAGCACTGA
- a CDS encoding 3-hydroxyacyl-CoA dehydrogenase, translating into MNTDGSDRETIVTGCHLPDGIVVDTESGHIYWTNMGVPNLNDGSVERADLNGKNRTVIVPVGNTHTPKQIILDKKAGKLYWCDREGMRVLRCNLDGSRLETLVEAGRGDEDRRDQANWCVGLAIDGKHGKIYWTQKGPDNAGRGAIFRANVEIPAGQTPANRSDVEVFFGGLPEPIDLELDHKNRVLYWTDRGDPPRGNTVNRASIDNKPAEPEIVVTHLMEGIGIALDVPGDRMFVTDFAGSIYSAHLDGSGERNFLYAQGNLTGIAYAEV; encoded by the coding sequence ATGAACACGGATGGTTCCGACCGCGAGACGATCGTGACGGGCTGTCATCTTCCCGACGGCATCGTCGTCGATACCGAATCCGGTCATATCTACTGGACCAATATGGGCGTGCCCAACCTGAACGACGGGTCCGTCGAGCGCGCCGATCTCAACGGCAAGAACCGCACGGTCATTGTTCCGGTCGGAAACACCCATACCCCGAAGCAGATCATTCTCGATAAGAAGGCCGGCAAGCTCTACTGGTGCGACCGCGAGGGCATGCGCGTCTTGCGTTGCAATCTCGACGGATCGCGACTCGAGACGCTTGTCGAAGCGGGACGCGGAGATGAAGACCGCCGTGATCAGGCCAATTGGTGCGTCGGACTCGCGATCGATGGGAAGCACGGGAAGATCTACTGGACGCAAAAGGGCCCCGACAATGCCGGGCGTGGCGCTATATTCCGCGCTAATGTCGAAATACCCGCCGGGCAAACGCCAGCCAACCGCTCCGATGTCGAAGTGTTCTTCGGCGGGCTGCCGGAGCCGATCGACCTCGAGCTCGATCACAAGAACCGCGTCCTGTACTGGACCGACCGCGGCGACCCGCCGCGCGGCAACACGGTGAACCGGGCTTCCATCGACAACAAGCCCGCCGAGCCGGAAATCGTGGTGACCCATCTCATGGAAGGGATTGGCATCGCGCTGGACGTGCCTGGGGATCGCATGTTCGTCACCGATTTTGCCGGCTCGATCTACTCCGCTCACCTCGACGGATCCGGCGAGCGCAACTTCCTGTACGCCCAGGGCAACCTCACCGGCATCGCCTACGCCGAAGTCTGA
- a CDS encoding 3-hydroxyacyl-CoA dehydrogenase NAD-binding domain-containing protein — MTNTKPIRRIAIIGTGVIGASWTALYLAKGLQVVATDIAPNAEAALRKFVETAWPALKRLGLSPGASQSNLKFTADIAQALAGADLVQENGPERIDFKQKLYGQLDELLPPDAIIASSSSGLTMSEIQKGAASHPERCVIAHPFNPPHLIPLVEIVGGAKTSEATIRRADEFYTSIGQRTVRVNKEMPGHVANRLQAALSREIYYLVAEGVVSAADVDTALSWGPGLRWGVMGGMMLNHLGGGPGGIEHFFQQFTGPMTAWWKTLGSPVLTPEVQTQLISSVHAEVGSRTIQDLEAERDEVLLGLIELRKKAARSSQTKSTEPVA; from the coding sequence ATGACCAACACCAAGCCCATTCGCCGCATCGCCATCATCGGCACCGGCGTGATCGGCGCGAGCTGGACCGCGCTATATCTCGCCAAAGGACTACAGGTCGTCGCAACCGACATCGCGCCCAACGCCGAAGCCGCGCTGCGAAAGTTCGTGGAGACCGCCTGGCCGGCGCTCAAGCGATTGGGCCTTTCGCCCGGAGCGTCGCAGTCGAACCTCAAATTCACGGCCGACATCGCGCAGGCGCTAGCCGGCGCCGATCTCGTCCAGGAGAACGGGCCCGAGCGGATCGATTTCAAGCAGAAGCTCTATGGGCAGCTCGACGAGCTGCTGCCGCCAGATGCGATTATCGCGTCGAGCTCGTCGGGGCTCACCATGAGTGAAATCCAGAAGGGTGCCGCGTCTCATCCCGAGCGCTGCGTCATCGCCCATCCGTTCAATCCGCCGCACCTGATCCCGCTTGTCGAGATTGTCGGCGGAGCGAAGACCTCGGAAGCGACGATCCGGCGCGCAGATGAGTTTTATACGTCGATCGGCCAGCGGACGGTGCGCGTCAACAAGGAGATGCCCGGCCACGTCGCCAACCGCCTGCAGGCGGCGCTGAGCCGCGAGATCTATTACCTCGTTGCCGAGGGCGTCGTGAGCGCCGCTGATGTCGACACGGCTCTCTCCTGGGGGCCGGGCCTGCGCTGGGGCGTTATGGGCGGCATGATGCTCAACCACCTCGGCGGCGGTCCAGGCGGCATCGAGCACTTTTTCCAGCAATTCACCGGCCCGATGACGGCCTGGTGGAAGACCCTGGGCTCGCCGGTACTGACTCCGGAAGTGCAAACGCAGCTCATCAGCAGCGTCCATGCCGAGGTCGGATCTCGCACCATCCAGGACCTGGAGGCGGAGCGCGATGAAGTCCTGCTCGGCCTGATCGAGCTGCGCAAGAAGGCTGCCAGGTCGAGCCAAACGAAATCGACGGAGCCGGTCGCCTGA
- a CDS encoding acyl-CoA dehydrogenase family protein, with translation MPTATAASKPAAPKPVPAPNGDFYQLVDLLTPEERAVVHKVRTYMETKVQPIINKYWADDAFPFELLPSFKELGIGGLGFEGYGCAGGSQKLFGFVAMELARTDASFCTFFGVHSGLAMGSIYLDGSEEQKQKWLPPMARMEKIGCFGLTEPLVGSGTSGGLTTTAKREGDTWILNGQKRWIGNAPWCDVSIIWARDLGDNQVKGFIVENKSTPGFSVEKIEHKIALKVVQNGQITLKDVRVSEANRLQGGNSFRDTARVLRMTRYMVGWASTGIQMGAFEATVKYAQERLQFGKPIASFQMIQDLLAKMLANLTACQCLMLRLAQLDDEGKLGDHHAALAKAFCTAKSRETVSWGREVLGGNGIVADYNVARFFADAEALYSYEGTYQMQNLIVGKAITGRGAFV, from the coding sequence ATGCCCACAGCAACCGCAGCAAGCAAGCCCGCCGCACCGAAGCCGGTGCCCGCACCCAACGGCGACTTCTATCAGCTGGTCGACCTTCTCACCCCTGAGGAGAGAGCGGTCGTCCATAAGGTGCGGACCTATATGGAGACCAAGGTCCAGCCGATCATCAACAAGTATTGGGCCGATGACGCATTTCCGTTCGAATTGCTGCCGTCGTTCAAGGAGCTCGGCATCGGCGGGCTCGGCTTTGAGGGCTATGGCTGCGCGGGCGGTAGTCAGAAGCTGTTCGGTTTCGTCGCGATGGAGCTGGCGCGCACCGACGCGTCGTTCTGCACCTTCTTCGGCGTGCACAGCGGCTTGGCCATGGGCTCGATCTATCTCGATGGATCCGAGGAGCAGAAGCAGAAATGGCTGCCGCCGATGGCACGCATGGAAAAGATCGGCTGTTTCGGCCTCACCGAGCCGCTGGTCGGTTCCGGAACGAGCGGCGGTCTGACCACGACGGCCAAGCGTGAAGGCGATACCTGGATTCTCAATGGACAAAAGCGGTGGATCGGCAACGCACCATGGTGCGACGTCTCCATCATCTGGGCGCGCGATCTTGGCGACAATCAGGTGAAGGGATTCATCGTCGAGAACAAGTCGACACCGGGTTTCAGCGTCGAGAAGATCGAGCACAAGATCGCGCTCAAGGTGGTCCAGAACGGCCAGATCACGTTGAAGGATGTACGCGTGTCAGAGGCGAACCGTCTGCAAGGCGGCAATTCGTTCCGCGATACCGCACGCGTGCTGCGGATGACGCGATACATGGTGGGTTGGGCTTCTACCGGCATCCAGATGGGCGCATTCGAAGCAACCGTAAAATACGCCCAGGAACGACTGCAATTCGGCAAGCCGATCGCTTCGTTCCAGATGATTCAGGATCTGCTCGCCAAGATGCTGGCCAATCTGACCGCGTGCCAGTGCCTGATGCTCCGCCTCGCGCAACTCGATGACGAAGGCAAGCTTGGCGACCATCATGCGGCGCTGGCGAAGGCGTTCTGCACGGCGAAATCGCGCGAGACTGTCTCATGGGGACGCGAGGTCCTGGGCGGTAACGGCATCGTCGCCGACTACAATGTCGCGCGCTTCTTCGCCGATGCCGAGGCGCTGTACTCCTATGAAGGCACATACCAGATGCAGAATCTGATCGTCGGCAAAGCCATCACCGGTCGCGGCGCCTTCGTGTGA
- a CDS encoding enoyl-CoA hydratase-related protein, translating into MVSQAAPFTSSLATVPNSLPRATLALANVQYEKKGSIAYVTVNRPKVLNALNTPTWTDLKTAFEDAKADASVLGVILTGAGDKAFIAGADISELAHVDAYEAEESSRFGQGVLDLVENLGKPVIAAINGFALGGGCETAMACTIRIAAEHAKFGQPEVKLGLLPGGGGTQRLPRLVGKGRALQLILTGETISAQDAYRIGLVNEIVPAANLIARAETILKQISANAPIAVKFSLEAANKGMDTSQAEGFALEASYFGICAATEDKKEGTAAFLEKRAPQFHGR; encoded by the coding sequence ATGGTTTCGCAAGCTGCACCGTTCACCTCTTCGCTCGCAACAGTACCCAACTCCTTGCCCAGGGCGACGTTGGCGCTTGCGAACGTCCAGTACGAGAAAAAGGGTTCGATCGCCTACGTGACGGTCAACCGTCCGAAGGTGCTCAACGCGTTGAATACGCCAACTTGGACGGATCTGAAGACAGCCTTTGAAGATGCAAAGGCCGATGCGTCCGTGCTTGGCGTCATCCTCACGGGCGCCGGCGACAAGGCCTTCATCGCCGGCGCCGACATCAGCGAGCTCGCGCATGTCGATGCCTATGAGGCGGAGGAATCCAGCCGGTTCGGCCAGGGCGTGCTCGATCTGGTCGAAAATCTCGGCAAGCCGGTGATCGCAGCCATCAATGGCTTTGCGCTCGGCGGAGGCTGCGAGACGGCAATGGCTTGCACCATCCGGATCGCCGCCGAGCATGCCAAGTTCGGGCAGCCCGAGGTGAAGCTCGGGCTACTGCCGGGCGGTGGCGGCACGCAACGCCTGCCGCGTCTGGTCGGCAAGGGCCGCGCCCTGCAGCTGATTCTCACCGGCGAGACGATCTCTGCCCAGGATGCGTATCGCATCGGCCTCGTCAACGAGATCGTGCCAGCGGCCAACCTGATCGCGCGCGCCGAAACGATCCTGAAGCAGATCTCCGCCAATGCGCCGATCGCCGTAAAGTTCTCGCTGGAAGCGGCCAACAAGGGAATGGACACCAGCCAGGCCGAGGGGTTTGCGCTCGAAGCGTCCTATTTCGGCATCTGCGCGGCGACGGAAGACAAGAAGGAAGGCACCGCCGCCTTCCTCGAGAAACGCGCGCCGCAGTTTCACGGACGCTGA
- a CDS encoding alpha/beta hydrolase, which produces MATSHPTTVPMKRFGLTSSDGLCIACARWESRGPARAVVQIAHGMGEHIGRYADTIDALVAAGLTVYANDHRGHGLSVHSQLGELGSGGFELLVQDMARLSEIAREENPDLPLLLLGHNMGSFAAQRYVIDHSHEIDGLILSGSGALDGLARTTLLAPGGSNLLNAAFEPARTPFDWLCRDRAIVDAFMTDPLCFADLRPGSLASFLGAAQRLCDPVALRKIRSDLPIYLFSGSEDPVGQQLRGLRTLIGRYHVAELHDIAFDFYSGGRHEMLNEINRREVQTRLLGWISQTLETLHDDDRRVSIAPELQH; this is translated from the coding sequence ATGGCAACGTCTCATCCCACCACAGTTCCGATGAAGCGATTCGGGCTGACCAGCTCCGACGGCCTGTGCATCGCATGCGCCCGCTGGGAAAGCCGCGGCCCGGCCCGCGCCGTCGTTCAGATCGCCCACGGGATGGGCGAACACATCGGGCGCTATGCCGACACCATCGATGCGCTCGTTGCGGCAGGTCTCACTGTCTACGCCAACGATCATCGCGGGCACGGCCTCAGTGTCCACTCGCAATTGGGAGAACTCGGCAGCGGCGGCTTTGAACTTCTCGTCCAGGACATGGCCCGCCTGAGCGAGATCGCCAGAGAGGAAAATCCCGACCTGCCGCTGCTCCTGTTGGGGCACAACATGGGATCCTTTGCCGCACAGAGATACGTCATCGACCACAGCCACGAGATTGATGGCTTGATTCTCTCGGGATCGGGAGCGCTCGACGGACTGGCGCGCACCACACTTCTGGCACCAGGGGGCAGCAACCTCCTTAACGCCGCATTCGAGCCCGCGCGCACCCCCTTCGACTGGCTATGCCGCGATCGGGCGATCGTCGATGCGTTCATGACCGATCCTCTCTGCTTTGCCGACCTTCGCCCCGGATCTCTTGCGTCCTTCCTCGGCGCCGCGCAACGGCTGTGCGATCCAGTCGCGCTCCGCAAGATCCGGAGCGATCTCCCGATCTATTTGTTCTCCGGAAGCGAAGACCCAGTCGGGCAGCAACTGCGGGGACTCCGCACCCTGATTGGCCGCTACCACGTCGCCGAACTGCACGACATCGCCTTCGATTTTTATTCGGGCGGTCGACACGAGATGCTGAACGAGATCAACCGACGCGAAGTCCAGACCCGCCTGCTTGGCTGGATCTCCCAAACGCTGGAAACCCTGCACGACGATGACCGCCGCGTTTCAATTGCACCCGAACTTCAACACTAA